A part of Fimbriiglobus ruber genomic DNA contains:
- a CDS encoding aldo/keto reductase — protein MIRTHRPTDDEPQPPTDDAIPRRPFGRAKDQVSVLGVGGHHLGDCKTVEEAIQLVHEAIDAGVNFFDNCWEYYNGRSENWLGRGLVGKRDKVFLMTKVCTHGRGADLALTMLEESLRRLGTDHLDLWQIHGVTFDNDPELAYAKGGVLEAFDKAKKSGKVRYVGFTGHKDPRIHLDMIRRGYPFDSVQMPLNPLDANFRSFQNLVVPEAKKRGMAVLGMKSVGGTGDVVKKGLVTAEECLRYALSLPTTTVISGMDSVAVLRKNLAIARGFKPWGEEQMKAVRDKVAEVAGDGRFETYKVSLRYDNPEARIVHDFPLDNTQKEVKEMFNREAGSP, from the coding sequence CCGACCGACGACGAGCCGCAACCGCCGACCGACGACGCCATTCCGCGCCGACCGTTCGGTCGGGCCAAGGATCAGGTTTCCGTCCTCGGCGTCGGCGGACACCACCTGGGTGATTGCAAGACCGTCGAGGAGGCGATTCAACTCGTTCACGAGGCGATCGACGCCGGGGTCAACTTCTTCGACAACTGCTGGGAATACTACAACGGCCGGTCCGAGAACTGGCTCGGTCGCGGGCTCGTCGGGAAGCGGGATAAAGTCTTTTTGATGACCAAGGTTTGCACCCACGGCCGCGGCGCCGATCTCGCACTGACCATGCTCGAAGAGTCTCTGCGGCGGCTGGGCACCGACCACCTCGACCTCTGGCAGATCCACGGCGTCACCTTCGACAACGACCCCGAACTCGCCTACGCCAAGGGCGGCGTCCTCGAAGCGTTCGACAAGGCCAAGAAGAGCGGGAAGGTCCGGTACGTCGGGTTCACCGGGCACAAGGACCCGCGGATTCACCTCGACATGATCCGCCGCGGCTACCCGTTCGATTCCGTCCAGATGCCACTCAACCCGCTCGACGCGAACTTCCGCAGCTTCCAAAACCTGGTCGTGCCGGAGGCGAAGAAGCGCGGCATGGCCGTCCTCGGGATGAAGAGCGTCGGCGGCACCGGGGACGTGGTGAAGAAGGGACTCGTTACGGCGGAAGAGTGCTTGCGGTACGCTCTCAGCCTGCCCACCACGACGGTCATTTCCGGCATGGACTCGGTGGCCGTCCTCCGCAAGAACTTGGCGATCGCCCGCGGGTTCAAGCCGTGGGGCGAGGAACAGATGAAGGCGGTCCGCGACAAGGTGGCCGAGGTCGCCGGCGACGGGCGGTTCGAGACGTACAAGGTCTCGCTCCGGTACGACAACCCGGAAGCCCGCATCGTCCACGACTTCCCGCTCGACAACACGCAAAAGGAAGTCAAAGAGATGTTCAACCGCGAAGCCGGCAGCCCGTAA